From Kogia breviceps isolate mKogBre1 chromosome 2, mKogBre1 haplotype 1, whole genome shotgun sequence, one genomic window encodes:
- the LOC131751355 gene encoding zinc finger protein 33B-like, producing the protein MKKSYESLSFEDVTLDFTQEEWQQLDLVQRTLYRDVMLENYSHLVSVGYCIPKPELIFRLEQGEQPWVLEEESPSQSYPEVCKVDNQLDQSQEIHDRHFRQASFINNKTLTIERGNVLGKMFNFSTYPVSSVKLPCKCDTSGMSLNNISELIIEKNYLRMKSDDLSTYGKLFLHINHEKTHVGEIPYEFIQNGKYLSHNEDFIPYEKIKNVEQSFDYKECGKDFCEKTLFITYKQAHKGQSPCEHRECDKTFCNYSNPPKRESLYELNEYGKTSEKLSLLKHRVHLKVKDYEHIEKVDNFSRSNFPDTGERTFECNHLGEPFWEKSVLNVTQRTGIGDNVYACNECEKSFCEKTKLTKHQRLHTGEKPYECNECGKCFSRKSLLILHQRIHTGEKPYKCNECGKSFSRNSHLIIHQRTHTGEKPYECKECRKSFYHKSYLTVHQRIHTGEKPYECNQCGKTFISNSVLTVHQKTHTGEKPYECSQCGKFFSRNSYLTVHQRTHSGEKPYECKVCGKTFCHKSDVTKHQKTHIGRKPYKCNECEKTFSRNSGLKVHQRTHTKEKPYECNECGKFFSEKSVLTVHQRIHTGEKPYKCNECGKTFYNKSDLTKHQRTHTGEKPYECKECGKFFSRNSYLTVHQRAHTGEKPYVCKKCGKTFYYKSDYTVHKRTHRGEKSSHCDLCGKTFTCNSVLRSHQRTHTGEKPYECNECGKSFSEKSVLTVHQRIHTGEKPYKCNECGKPFYHKSDLTKHQRTHTGEKPYECSHCGKTFSCNSGLKVHQRRHIREKPYECIECGKT; encoded by the coding sequence aagTCTGCAAAGTTGATAACCAGCTAGATCAGAGTCAGGAAATCCATGACAGACATTTCAGGCAAGCTTCGTTTATCAACAACAAAACACTGACTATAGAGAGAGGTAATGTATtaggaaaaatgtttaatttcagcACATACCCAGTTTCTTCTGTAAAACTACCTTGTAAATGTGACACAAGTGGTATGAGTTTGAACAATATTTCAGAATTAATTATTGAGAAAAACTATTTAAGAATGAAGTCTGATGATCTCAGCACATATGGAAAATTATTCCTTCATATTAATCATGAAAAAACTCATGTGGGAGAGATACCTTATGAATTCATTCAAAATGGAAAGTACCTCAGTCATAATGAAGACTTCATTCcatatgagaaaattaaaaatgtagaGCAGTCTTTTGACTACAAAGAATGTGGGAAAGATTTCTGTGAGAAGACACTTTTCATCACATATAAACAAGCTCACAAGGGACAGAGTCCTTGTGAACATAGGGAATGTGATAAGACATTCTGTAATTATTCAAACCCCCCAAAAAGAGAAAGTCTTTATGAGCTTAATGAATATGGTAAAACCTCTGAGAAATTATCTCTCTTGAAACATAGAGTTCATTTGAAGGTGAAAGATTATGAACATATTGAAAAAGTGGATAATTTCAGCAGATCAAACTTTCCTGACACAGGAGAGAGAACATTTGAATGTAACCACCTGGGGGAACCTTTCTGGGAGAAGTCAGTTCTTAATGTAACTCAGAGAACAGGCATAGGAGACAATGTCTATGCATGTAATGAATGTGAAAAATCATTCtgtgaaaaaacaaaactcaccAAACATCAGAGACTacatacaggagagaaaccctatgaatgtaacgAATGTGGGAAATGCTTTTCTAGGAAATCACTTCTCATTTTACATCAGAgaatccacactggagagaagccctataaatgtaatgaatgtgggaaatccttcTCTAGGAATTCACATCTCATAATTCATCAGAGaactcacacaggagagaaaccctatgaatgtaaggaatgtagAAAAAGCTTCTACCATAAGTCATATCTCACAGTACACCAGAGAATTCACAcaggggagaaaccctatgaatgtaatcaATGTGGGAAAACCTTCATAAGCAACTCAGTTCTCACCGTACATCAGAAAACACACACAGGTGAGAAACCCTATGAGTGTAGTCAATGTGGGAAATTCTTCTCCAGGAATTCATACCTTACAGTACATCAGAGAACTCACTCAGGTGAGAAACCATATGAATGTAAGGTATGTGGGAAAACCTTCTGTCATAAGTCAGATGTCACTAAACACCAGAAAACTCACATAGGGAGGAAACCCTACAAATGTAATGAGTGCGAGAAAACCTTCAGTCGCAATTCAGGCCTAAAAGTACACCAGAGAACACACACAaaggagaaaccctatgaatgtaatgaGTGTGGAAAATTCTTCTCTGAGAAATCAGTCCTCACGGTACATCAGAGAATACACACAGGGGAAAAACCTTATAAGTGTAATGAATGTGGAAAAACTTTTTACAATAAGTCAGATCTCACTAAACACCAGAGAACTCACACaggtgagaaaccctatgaatgtaaggaatgtggaaaaTTCTTCTCTAGAAATTCATACCTTACAGTACACCAGAGAGCTCACACAGGGGAAAAACCCTATGTGTGTAAAAAATGTGGGAAAACTTTCTACTATAAGTCAGACTATACAGTACATAAGAGAACACACAGAGGGGAGAAGTCCTCTCACTGTGATCTGTGTGGGAAAACCTTCACTTGCAATTCAGTCCTCAGATCACATCAGAGAACTCACACAGGGGAGAAGCCCTATGAATGTAATGAGTGTGGGAAATCTTTCTCTGAGAAATCAGTGCTCACTGTACATCAGAGAATACACACAGGGGAAAAACCTTACAAGTGTAATGAATGCGGGAAGCCCTTCTATCATAAGTCGGATCTCACTAAACATCAGAGAACACACACAGGGGAAAAACCCTATGAATGCAGTCATTGTGGGAAAACCTTCAGTTGCAACTCAGGTCTCAAAGTACATCAGAGAAGACACATAagggagaaaccctatgaatgtattGAGTGTGGGAAAACCTAA